One Pirellulales bacterium DNA window includes the following coding sequences:
- a CDS encoding helix-turn-helix domain-containing protein: MIESFERAMITSALSQHGGNISAAARQLGIHRQNLQQKLNQLGIARIAE; the protein is encoded by the coding sequence ATGATCGAGTCCTTCGAACGCGCAATGATCACATCGGCCTTGAGTCAGCATGGCGGAAACATCAGCGCCGCGGCTCGGCAGCTAGGAATTCATCGGCAGAATCTACAACAAAAGCTCAACCAGTTGGGCATCGCGCGAATTGCCGAATAA
- a CDS encoding glycine betaine ABC transporter substrate-binding protein produces MNTAILKWAALCIAFLVAGLAPLPRQQVAVRIGSKKFTESVILGEMLRLLAADEDLSAAHYREFGGTRIVFQALEAGEIDAYPEYTGTIAQEILTEKEAPDDEAMRRALRARGMGMSGSLGFSNTYALALTRKRATELGIKNISDLRRFPELHLALTHEFLDRSDGWGALAERYDLPQRNVVGVDHDVAYPQLLAGEIDVTDVYSTDAMVHRNDLVLLEDDLKFFPRYDAVWLYRLQSAERQPTLLASIKRLEGSVSDDKMRALNDAVESGEQSESQVAANFLHTQLGVSAEPEQDSWSRVILKHVGEHLDLVRRSLLPAIVAGTGLGIFCQRFRRSGRVVLAVVGLLQTIPSLALLVLLMPLVGALGYPSVGEGSVTAVVALLAYCLFPIVRNTFTGLEGIPRGTIESATVLGLSPAAKLAEIELPMALPVMLAGIRTSAVQNVGFATLGAIIGAGGLGQPILRGIRLNDVKLILAGAIPAALLAVLLQILIDWVERAVVARGLKGGPTAEQ; encoded by the coding sequence ATGAACACCGCGATTCTGAAATGGGCCGCGCTTTGTATCGCATTCCTGGTTGCGGGGCTCGCACCTCTTCCGCGCCAGCAGGTGGCAGTGCGCATCGGTTCGAAAAAATTCACCGAATCAGTGATCCTGGGAGAAATGCTGCGATTATTGGCCGCCGACGAGGACCTGAGCGCTGCTCACTATCGCGAATTTGGCGGGACACGGATCGTGTTCCAGGCGCTCGAGGCTGGCGAGATTGACGCTTACCCGGAATACACGGGCACGATCGCGCAAGAGATCCTGACGGAGAAAGAGGCGCCCGACGACGAAGCCATGCGGCGCGCGCTCCGCGCTCGCGGCATGGGAATGTCTGGCTCACTGGGCTTCAGCAATACCTACGCTTTGGCACTCACCAGGAAGCGTGCTACGGAGTTGGGAATCAAAAACATCTCCGACCTTCGGCGGTTTCCCGAGTTGCACCTGGCGCTTACGCACGAGTTTCTGGACCGCAGCGATGGGTGGGGCGCGCTCGCGGAACGCTATGACCTGCCGCAGCGTAATGTCGTGGGAGTCGACCACGATGTTGCTTATCCGCAGTTGCTGGCGGGGGAAATCGACGTGACCGACGTTTATTCCACCGATGCCATGGTCCATCGCAACGATTTGGTGCTCTTGGAAGATGATTTGAAGTTCTTTCCTCGCTATGACGCGGTGTGGCTCTATCGCTTGCAGTCGGCCGAGCGACAACCCACATTGCTCGCGAGCATCAAGCGGCTCGAGGGAAGCGTCTCGGACGATAAAATGCGCGCGCTCAACGACGCCGTCGAGTCCGGCGAGCAGTCCGAGTCACAAGTGGCCGCCAACTTTTTGCACACCCAACTCGGGGTGAGCGCGGAGCCCGAGCAAGATTCCTGGAGTCGCGTGATCCTGAAGCATGTCGGCGAACATCTCGACCTGGTGCGGCGCTCTTTGCTACCTGCCATCGTGGCCGGCACGGGGCTTGGTATTTTTTGCCAGCGCTTTCGGCGGAGCGGCCGCGTAGTGCTGGCCGTCGTCGGTCTCTTGCAGACGATTCCGTCCCTGGCGCTATTGGTTCTATTAATGCCACTAGTCGGTGCGCTGGGCTACCCAAGTGTTGGCGAAGGATCGGTAACCGCCGTCGTAGCCTTGTTGGCGTACTGCTTATTCCCAATCGTCCGAAACACCTTCACCGGGCTGGAAGGCATCCCGCGTGGCACGATCGAGTCGGCGACGGTATTGGGATTGAGTCCAGCGGCCAAGTTGGCCGAAATCGAATTGCCGATGGCGCTGCCCGTCATGTTGGCCGGCATCCGCACGTCCGCGGTGCAGAACGTGGGCTTCGCGACGTTGGGAGCGATCATCGGGGCCGGCGGCCTGGGGCAGCCAATCTTGCGCGGTATTCGGCTGAACGACGTCAAGCTGATCCTCGCCGGAGCAATACCCGCGGCGCTCCTGGCCGTGCTCCTGCAGATCCTGATCGATTGGGTCGAACGAGCCGTGGTAGCTCGCGGCTTGAAAGGCGGCCCGACGGCGGAACAGTGA
- a CDS encoding ATP-binding cassette domain-containing protein, with protein MLRFSGVSKAYGSKTIVPPFDLTVKSGEVLVLLGPSGCGKTTILRMVAGLVKASAGEIVVDDLVLSGRTLPDVRRRLGYVIQEGGLFPHLTAAANVTLMARHQSWSRGRRDQRLAELVEMTRFPPDALSRYPIELSGGQRQRVSLMRALFLSPHLLLLDEPLGALDPMIRAGLQRDLKVVFERTGATVLLVTHDLVEASWFADRVCMLENGRIVQQGSFASIVNEPASDFVREFVNSQIVANR; from the coding sequence ATGCTTCGATTCTCAGGAGTATCAAAGGCTTACGGAAGCAAGACGATCGTGCCCCCGTTCGATTTGACGGTGAAATCCGGCGAGGTGCTCGTCCTACTGGGACCGAGCGGCTGCGGGAAGACGACGATTCTGAGAATGGTCGCTGGCCTCGTGAAAGCCAGCGCTGGAGAGATCGTGGTCGATGACCTGGTGTTATCTGGACGCACGCTGCCCGACGTGCGGCGGCGGCTCGGCTATGTGATTCAAGAGGGGGGCTTGTTCCCACATTTGACGGCCGCGGCCAATGTAACCCTCATGGCTCGCCATCAGAGCTGGTCTCGTGGACGGCGCGATCAGCGATTGGCGGAATTAGTTGAGATGACGCGTTTTCCGCCGGACGCATTGAGCCGTTACCCTATCGAGCTGTCGGGGGGCCAGCGGCAGCGTGTAAGCCTGATGCGCGCGCTGTTTCTTAGCCCGCATTTGTTGCTGCTGGATGAGCCGCTAGGAGCGCTCGATCCCATGATTCGTGCCGGCCTGCAGCGTGACCTGAAAGTGGTGTTCGAGCGCACCGGCGCCACGGTGCTGTTGGTGACGCATGACCTGGTTGAAGCGAGCTGGTTTGCCGACCGCGTGTGCATGCTCGAGAATGGTCGCATCGTTCAGCAGGGCTCGTTCGCGAGCATCGTTAACGAGCCTGCCAGTGACTTCGTGCGCGAATTCGTCAATTCGCAGATCGTGGCCAATCGATGA
- the egtB gene encoding ergothioneine biosynthesis protein EgtB produces the protein MSGLISTFQTVRSLTRTLIADLSAEDQMVQSCPEASPVKWHQAHTTWFFETFVLRDFLPAYKPFREEFRWLFNSYYNALGEEIPDKKLRASFSRPSLDEVVAYRAHVDQAIERLLARPVDDEVSRRIVLGLNHEQQHQELALTDIKHAFFATPLHPSYAAGPLPREGNRSVPKVEWHSFNGGLVEIGYPLRAANLLDFCFDNEGPRHKVHLEPFQIAGREVTCGEYLEFMADDAYARPELWLSAGWDAVKATRWRAPLYWLRDPGDAAGWRVFTLRGWHGLSTLLDVPVSHISFFEGDAFARWRGCRLPTEAEWESVASPAAVRGNLLDTARLHPAPARGDGIEQLFGDCWEWTASPYTGYPGYRPLPGALGEYNGKFMSGQMVLRGGSCITPANHIRATYRNFFDPATRWQFSGLRLAK, from the coding sequence ATGTCGGGTCTCATCTCTACATTTCAAACGGTCCGATCGCTGACCCGCACGCTGATTGCCGATCTTTCTGCCGAAGACCAGATGGTCCAATCCTGTCCCGAGGCCAGTCCAGTCAAGTGGCATCAGGCGCATACCACGTGGTTCTTCGAGACCTTCGTGCTAAGAGATTTTCTGCCTGCTTACAAGCCCTTTCGCGAAGAGTTCCGCTGGCTCTTCAACAGCTATTACAACGCGCTGGGCGAGGAAATTCCGGATAAAAAGCTGCGCGCTTCCTTTTCGCGCCCTTCACTCGATGAGGTCGTGGCGTATCGAGCACACGTCGACCAGGCAATAGAACGACTCCTTGCGCGCCCCGTTGATGATGAGGTGTCGCGGCGCATCGTCTTGGGCTTGAATCACGAGCAGCAGCATCAGGAACTCGCGCTGACGGATATTAAGCACGCGTTTTTCGCAACTCCGCTGCATCCATCCTACGCGGCCGGCCCACTCCCGAGAGAAGGAAACAGGTCGGTCCCGAAGGTCGAGTGGCACAGCTTCAACGGCGGGCTGGTCGAGATCGGCTATCCGCTGCGAGCTGCAAACCTTCTCGATTTTTGCTTCGACAACGAAGGGCCGCGGCACAAGGTCCATTTGGAACCTTTCCAGATCGCCGGCCGCGAGGTCACGTGCGGTGAATATCTCGAGTTCATGGCCGACGACGCGTACGCGCGCCCCGAACTCTGGCTGTCGGCGGGCTGGGATGCCGTGAAAGCCACGCGTTGGCGGGCCCCTCTTTACTGGCTACGCGACCCGGGCGATGCCGCCGGCTGGCGCGTTTTCACTTTGCGAGGCTGGCATGGGCTGTCCACGCTACTCGATGTGCCAGTAAGTCACATTAGCTTTTTCGAAGGCGACGCCTTTGCACGCTGGCGTGGTTGCCGGCTGCCGACCGAAGCCGAATGGGAATCGGTCGCCAGCCCGGCCGCCGTCCGCGGAAACCTGCTCGACACCGCTCGACTGCATCCGGCCCCAGCGCGCGGCGACGGTATCGAACAGCTATTCGGCGATTGTTGGGAATGGACAGCCAGCCCTTATACCGGCTACCCGGGATACCGGCCCCTGCCAGGCGCGCTGGGTGAATACAACGGCAAGTTCATGAGTGGCCAGATGGTTTTGCGCGGCGGGTCCTGCATTACCCCCGCGAATCATATTCGCGCAACGTACCGCAACTTCTTCGATCCAGCGACTCGGTGGCAGTTTTCCGGTTTACGCCTGGCAAAGTAG